From Primulina huaijiensis isolate GDHJ02 chromosome 15, ASM1229523v2, whole genome shotgun sequence, one genomic window encodes:
- the LOC140960441 gene encoding uncharacterized protein, whose translation MMSGVLPTNDVYNMEEDLPADSIIDVKPPTKEKKRKKSGAFDLFKAALSMISKRPKDPISYDKSTPASNANWTKLVDSVRPLHSQENIPSPPPSVTSEFSPIRPSAADNMKDMIPPASPAASSSAGTMSQYASATSLRDLVDSSDNEEEEDPDEVFDALCGDEMIDAKAEEFIAQFYQQLRLQNKGNHHL comes from the coding sequence ATGATGTCGGGTGTATTGCCGACGAATGACGTCTACAACATGGAGGAGGATTTACCCGCAGATTCTATCATCGACGTGAAACCGCCTACgaaggagaagaagaggaaaaaAAGCGGCGCGTTTGACCTTTTCAAAGCGGCTTTGTCCATGATAAGCAAGCGGCCCAAAGATCCCATATCCTATGACAAATCTACGCCTGCATCGAACGCGAATTGGACGAAGCTAGTGGACTCGGTGAGGCCCTTGCACTCACAGGAGAACATCCCATCTCCGCCACCGTCCGTCACGTCTGAATTTTCCCCCATACGGCCATCCGCTGCCGATAACATGAAAGACATGATCCCTCCGGCTTCCCCTGCGGCATCTTCCTCCGCCGGGACAATGAGCCAATACGCTTCGGCTACGAGCCTCCGGGATCTGGTTGATTCTAGTGACAATGAGGAGGAAGAAGATCCCGACGAGGTGTTTGATGCACTGTGCGGAGATGAGATGATCGATGCCAAAGCCGAGGAATTCATCGCGCAATTTTATCAGCAACTCAGGCTTCAAAACAAGGGAAATCatcatttataa